Proteins encoded together in one Scheffersomyces stipitis CBS 6054 chromosome 5, complete sequence window:
- a CDS encoding predicted protein, with the protein MQFSKVLVPAAFVAAVSAGNITVTTEIVVTDFTTYCPLPTSVVVNNKTITVTEATTLTITGPCTIPTTYVTSASETVAAESTAAPEVTTHVGAGNKVAVGAVAGVAAVAAALF; encoded by the coding sequence ATGCAATTCTCCAAGGTCCTCGTCCCAGCCGCTTTCGTCGCTGCCGTTTCTGCCGGTAACATCACCGTCACCACCGAAATCGTTGTCACTGACTTCACCACCTACTGTCCATTGCCAACCTCCGTTGttgtcaacaacaagacCATCACCGTCACCGAAGCCACCACCTTGACCATCACCGGTCCATGCACCATCCCAACCACCTACGTCACCTCTGCTTCTGAAACCGTTGCTGCTGAATCCACTGCTGCCCCAGAAGTCACCACCCACGTCGGTGCTGGTAACAAGGTTGCTGTCGGTGCCGTTGCCGGTGTCGCTGCTGTCGCTGCTGCTTTGTTCTAA